NATGATGGCCAACTCGTCTGCCTTCTTCTGCAGGCCCTCACAGCGTTTCTTTGAAGTACTGCATCAGGACTTCTTATCGAGGATTTACCGGAGGGCCACCTTCTTGTGAGCCATTTCCAACAAAGGGATAAAACGACAAATGAGATTGCTTTGTTTTTGTGAGTTGAAAGCAATGGGGGTGAATAGATTTATACTAGAGAACCAACCAATAATCCCACGACGAGGAAGCTGCAGCGAGAAACTTTTAAATGTACGTTGATAGGATAAGGAGGTGCTTCATATATGCATCATCAAAGTACATATTTCTGAAATTAACACATAGAATGCTCATAGTAGCCAGTCGAGCAAAGAAAACATTAAAGACTAGTTTCTCTCAAGAGCCACATGAATCTTTATTAACAGGATATGCTAATTTTAGCTATACATTACCACATTAATTTTAAAGTTTAATATGTTCTAACAATGGATGCTTATTCAAACGTGTACGTTCAATTGTAACCAAGTTATTATAAAAAAAATCAGTAAGTAGCATACTTAAATTATCTCCTAATGCATAGATGAACCGAAATTACTTATTTGCAAAAATATGTACGCAATTAAACCGATTGGTCATGCACGCTTGTGTAAATTAAGTTCTATCAATTTTTCCTATATGTGAATTAAATGTGGTTCCATATATTCAGGATTGACCACAGTTCCTAGATGACCACCAATGGTTCATGGTAACTAAAATGTAATTACTGACAGCATATATGCAAAGGCAATAATTACTTCCATCTAAAAGATATGGACCGACCTTTCTTTTTAGATGTCTAGCAATCATGTATGTATGTTGCAAAGGAAGGAATAAAAATATCACGAGNNNNNNNNNNNNNNNNNNNNNNNNNNNNNNNNNNNNNNNNNNNNNNNNNNNNNNNNNNNNNNNNNNNNNNNNNNNNNNNNNNNNNNNNNNNNNNNNNNNNNNNNNNNNNNNNNNNNNNNNNNNNNNNNNNNNNNNNNNNNNNNNNNNNNNNNNNNNNNNNNNNNNNNNNNNNNNNNNNNNNNNNNNNNNNNNNNNNNNNNNNNNNNNNNNNNNNNNNNNNNNNNNNNNNNNNNNNNNNNNNNNNNNNNNNNNNNNNNNNNNNNNNNNNNNNNNNNNNNCACATCGGTTTCGCCTCTTATCCCCCCTCTCGTCCTCTTGAAGTCTCGAATGACGATCATGGTGTCCATCCGAACACAATATACCTAAAGTCATTGATCTCAAAACAACTATTTCTTATTCCATTGTTCAGTCGTTCACAAAATAGTTAGCCTATAAGTGAGGGGAATTATGTGGAGTTTTCTAACTGGCTAGAGGCAATTATATAATTGCAATTAAAATTAATCAGCAAACATAATTGACGACGACATGAATACTTACTTAACATCTTCTATGAAAATTTTAAGCTGCTCAATTATGATGTGACTATAAAAAAACAACAGTGCAACAGTGGGGTACCGAGATTATTTAAAATTGCCCCGCCTGTCATCGCATCATTTGGAAAATAGAAAATTCCAGTGGCATACAAGATATGAAAGTTATCCCGAGATATATGCATTGGTTGCTACTTTTGCTTTTGCAATGGTGGTCTCTTCTTTCAAGGAGGAAAGCAAAAATCTAAAACAAAAAAAAGCAGAGGAAGCAAAGCAAAAACCTCCTGACCCAGCAGTGAGCCACTGATCTTTCCCTCCGGCATTGCACCAAGTCCCCTAGCTGCAGCACTACACGATGACCACCGCGGAGCCTCCCATTCCGCCGTCGCCGACCAGCTCTCGCGACAGGGTGCGGCGACGGCAGTGCGCGCTCGCGCTGGCTGCCGCGGCCGCCGCCTGCCTGGCGCCGGTGGCCGTGCTCCTGgcggtgctcgtcctcgcgccgtcGCTCCTCCCACGGCTCCTCCTCCGGCCGCACCACGTCGCCCCCTACGTTTCCTCCGCCGAGCTCCGCCTCCTCGCCTtcgaccccgccgcctccgccgtctcCTACAACCTCTCCGCCACGCTCCGGTTCGACAGCCCGTGCCTCTACTGCACATGGCGGTACACGGAGCTCAAGGCCACGCCGTCCTACGCCGGGCAGCAGCTGGCCGCCGCCGCGGCGCTTCGGGAGCTCACGCAGCGGAGGGGCAGCGACGCGCGCGACGTGGCGTGGGCGGGGACGCAGAAAGTGCCGCCAGGCCGGCGCGCCCGCGCCGTGGCCACGGCGCTCGCGCGGGAGGAGGCTGAGGGGCGGCTCAGCGTCAAGGTGGCGGTGAGCACCGTGCAGAACGGCGCGCGGAGCGACTTCGCGTGCGTGCTGAGCTTCCCTGCAGTGTCCGTGCCCCGGCGCAAAGGGACCGGGAGCCCCGCCGCCGCGGTGTTCCGCGGCGGCAGGTGCGTCGACGCCGTGCCCGGCGAGATCTAGACGCCGGGCGGTCGGCCCGCTGGTGCATGGCTTGGCGAGCGATCGATGTCGGCTTTGGCAGTCTACTTGTTCTCATGGCGATGGTGGAACGCCGGTGCTCGCCACGTACGGCGCCACGCCACAATGGCTCCTTCCTTGACGTGCATTAATCGTGTGTTCATTGTCATCACGTGGCGTGGTATGTTCTTGTTCGGTTTTAACCATCATCGTGACCTGGAAAACTGCGACCAGTGGCCGTACAGTACAACCTTGCCTGCATTTCACGCCAAAATGAGCTTTGTGTGCGTGCCTCGGCAAGCCGGTAATTCGATCCCCACTACGCACGTTACGTATCGGCCGCGGCGCACGATCCTATTCCGCAACCTCCGGTCTCAGGTCAGACGTCGCAGCCTACATAGCCTAAGCTCATCCACCACGACGCCTGCACACGCCGCATTACAAATCTCGTTGCACCAACGTGGTTAGCCCATTGACTCCTCCATCGCCTGCAGCCCTGCACGTACGTACGATGGCGGCCGCGGAGGCGCGACGTCCGCCGTCGAAGGGGAAGGCGCCATCACCGCCGGCGAGCGTCGTCGCCGAGACGAAGAAGCGGAAGAGGGTGCTCCCGCCGCTGCTGCCGCCCGGGACGGCCGTGGAGGTGCTCCGCAACGGGGCCTGGGTGGGCGGCGGCACGGTGACCATCCGCAACGGCCGCACCTACATGGTCCGCCTCCTCGACGGCATGACCGTCCTCATGAGCCGGGGGAAGGTCAGGCCGGCGGCGACGGAGTAGAGCGGTGCTTGTCTCGATCCATCGACCGCACCGTACTTGCAGCGCTTTTCTTTGCTTGCAAGCCTACTAGTTCTTGATTCTTTTCATGCCTTTGAAAGAAACGTATAGTGCTAGCATATGTGATGGCGTCTCTTAATTCTTTGAAAAGATTGCATTTCACTACTACTCCTACTTCATTCATGTGTTGCATACGTCAGCTGCTTAACTGGGATTGGTACCTTTATGGGGGCTAATTGATGCAATTCACCGCATGGCTTAACATGGCTCCAATATTACAATTTGGTGGGTGGTAAGccagaaaagaaaaactaaaactaatGCTACCTCTGTAACAATAGTGTCAATTAAACGTCTTATATGATACTGAGGGAGTAATAAGATTGCCAGATGCTGATGTGTATTGCATTTCCAGAAGAAGCATAAACAAACGAGTAATCAGACAAGAAGAAGCACACCCATTGCGAAATCAGTAACAAAATGAAGCTTGATTGACCTATTACAGAGGGTAGTTTCGCAGCAAACATTTCGGCATTAGCTGCCAAATCAGTACTAAAATTAAACAGAAGCAAGGCACTTATTTGTTTCTCTTGATCGCACGCCTTCCCTGGCCCTTCTTCGGCGGACCCTTCCCACGACGCTTGAGCATTTCCAGCTTCGCAAGACGCCTGCACAGAGAATGGTAGGGCATTGTTAAGATAGGCTTGTCACAAAAACACCCTAAGCTCCAAAACAACCTTCCTGAAAGAAATTCTTAAGTTTACAGCTGTTATGCATGACATTTCAGTGATGGAAGTGAGtaaccaaggggaggggggctgaaAATGGTCAGAACAGTGATCTGCTATAATTAATTGACGCATTTAACATGTGTCATGTTACAACACGGGAGCGCATAGTAACTATCAACATTTGCTATCAGAACATGATTTTGCCCATGGAGTTGCTTCCATCTTGGTTATGCAAATTTCCAGTGAAATGGAAAACTATGCATGTGCTAGTAAGGAACTGGTCAAGATTGTCAATCAATTTGGCCTATGAAAACACGGCAACATCAGAGAATTCAGCATGAGTTTTGTTAGCCCAAGTTCTGCTCATGTAATATCATGTTTATTACAATTCAGATCATTACAGTCGATTACCAATGAATTCATTCTGAAGGGAGCAATTATGCTTGGCTTTTCAGTAGCCAAGTCGGCAGCAGGCAAGGATTGACATATCATACATATTTCAAAATCATTACTCCGAGTACTTGTAACAACAGAAACACAATAGCACAATAGCCAAAAAATATTACATACACATCCGAGCAAGGAATGAACTACTCCTAAATCAAACAATCTAAGGTGGCCACTGCAATGCCAAATAGAACAATCTAAGGTGGCCACTGAAATCCTAAATCAAACAATCTATGCATCTGGCAAGACTTGCTTTTTCATGCGCACAATCAGCACTCCAGTTACCTCTGACTAACCAATCACAAGAACTGACCTGACTGAAGCAAATGCACAAAGTACTTGTGGGTGCAAGATAATATTTTTACCTAACGCCTCTAGCATAGCCACAGATCAAAAAGATGCCACTACCTATTCATAACAACTAATATTCCCAAATGCAGGCATACCAAATTACCAATGAGAGAGATACATGCAAGTACAGAACAGATAGTCGCAAAACGATAACCAAACACAATCCCTATCAAGATCCAGTCATTCTAGATTCGGACAAATGAGGCATAGAGCAGCAAAATGAGATTGACATTCATGATCCTCACAGCAATCATCCAAACCCTACTGCTGATAGTGGCCCTTTCTATACTACAAACGACACCTGCGCACGACCATTGACGACGGTGAAGAATCACAACAGCACACTAAGAACAATGACAGGCTCTGCAAGCCTGCAACCACAAAATCAGGTATGTACCAACACAAATCACCACGCATTTGCTACCATGAATCACAGAGCTATTAGCGCGGGCAGGCAGGCGGCCAAGTGCGTAGACATCACTGAGCCACCACGTGACGGCTCACCGAGGCGGCGGGGCATATCAACAAACACGTCACGGGCGGGCGTCAACCACGCCTCCCTGAAAACGAAGCATAACGACGAACAGGTGGCGGGCGAGCGCAAGCCCACGACGGTGGAAGCAACAGGAAAAATGCTAAGAGGCGCGAGGCGGGCGCGGGCGCTTACTCTTTCTCCTCGCGCGCCATGACTTCGGGGTCGTCGCGCTTGATGTCGTCGGGGTACCACTGCGCGACATGCTCGCCGATGAGCTTCTTCCGCAGCAGCTTCGTCGCCGCGCGCTTCCCCAACGGGTTCACCGCGTGCCCGAAAATCGCGGCGCGCGcctccgccgcccccgccgtcaccGCCGCCGTCAGCAGCTGACGAAGCCCGCCCGCCGCCGCGCTCATCTTCCCCTCGCTCTCTCTCGGTGGATCGGATGCTCCCGATCTCGGCTACCGACGGCCCAGGGTTTTGGGGCTGTTTGCATTATTCTTTTTTGGTGGGCCTGGAGGATTAGTGGGCCGGGCCAGATGAACATGATTAGTATTTTTCAATCTTTAGTGTTTCCGTTGAAAGAAGCCTATAAGGTCCAATACCTCCCAGTTTTCAGGGTGAAAATATGCCCAAGCCCCCAAAAAACTCAATTCAGAAGCCATTTCTCTTACGCTGCGTTTGGATGTCTGTATTGAAGGCCTCCGTATTGAATTGGTTTCGATACCAATTCAACAAGGAAACTGTAATGGATATGAATACGAATTCGCTTGTTTGGATGCTCACTGAATTG
The sequence above is a segment of the Triticum dicoccoides isolate Atlit2015 ecotype Zavitan chromosome 1A, WEW_v2.0, whole genome shotgun sequence genome. Coding sequences within it:
- the LOC119366964 gene encoding uncharacterized protein LOC119366964 produces the protein MSAAAGGLRQLLTAAVTAGAAEARAAIFGHAVNPLGKRAATKLLRKKLIGEHVAQWYPDDIKRDDPEVMAREEKERLAKLEMLKRRGKGPPKKGQGRRAIKRNK